In the genome of Nicoliella spurrieriana, the window TTATTCCTAGGTAGTTGGCAAAGTGGATTTGCTAAAATGGTTGGGTTTTCAGCCGTCATTCTAGTGGTCATCGGGGTCGTTTTAACCACCCGGACCGGGAATGGAAGTGCTAGTCCGACTAGTAAACGGGAGTTCACTAAAAACTTAATTCAGTTAATTATCGGTTCTGGTGTGGGTTATACGGCCTGTTCTACCTTTCCGAAGGTAACCGGCGCCAGTGGCTGGACGACATTTCCATCCCAATCGGTCGGAATGTTTGCAGCCGCCGTGCTGTTCTCGCTTGTGATCAAGGAATTTCGGGATCAAAAACCGCTATTCGACCACACGACCCTCCGCAACATTTTTACCGGGATTAGTTCTGGAATCGGAACTGCTGGCTACTTAGTCTCAATTACCCTTAATGGGGTTTCGACTGGGTTCACCCTTTCGCAAATGTGCGTAGTGGTGTCTACCTTTGGTGGAATCGTAATTCTCCACGAACATAAAGTAGGTAAATCACTGGTGTACACCGTTTGTGGGGTTGCATTAGTATTAGTTGGTGGGATTATGACTAGTTTTATTAGGTAAATCTCATAAAGGTCGGGTAATTACCCGGCCTTTTTTAATCTAATTTTTAATTTTTTCACAAAAAAGGGTTGACTTTTAAATCGACAGCAATTAAGATTAACTCATAAATAAACGACATGCTTTGAGAAAGAAAAGTAATCGTGATGGCGAATCAAGCGAGCTCCGTTAGGTGAGAGGGAGTATTCATATTCACGATGAAATATCGCTTTTGAGCAATGTGACGAAGATTAGTAATCTACATTGGGTACGCCCATTACAGCGTTAGCGTATGTTAGTACGTATTGAGCGACTAACCAGCCGATTTGCGGCGGGTTAGTAATTAAGGTGGTACCGTGTGTGAGCACCCTTATTCTTTGAATAGGGGTGCTTTTTATTTGGCTTTAAATTTAAGGAGGTGGTGCGAATGGAAAGCGACATTAGTCAGATTCAGATTCAACAATTCATAGTAACATTTAATCAAAATTATTTGGGGGAATTAAAATATGCAAAACATGCAAAATTTAGAGAAGGATCTCAATTCAGATCCGTTATCTTGGAAGGAATACTTAACCGTCAGTTCACTCCTATTTGCGCTTTTCTTCGGAGCCGGAAATTTAATCTTTCCAATCCACTTGGGACAGCTATCGGGTGCTAATTGGGTCGTTGCGACCCTCGGGTTCCTATGTACCGCAGTCGTGTTACCGCTACTATCAGTTCTAGCCATCAGTGTTACCCGTTCTGAAGGGGTCTATGACATTGGTAAGCCACTGGGGCCTGCATTTGCAGTTACCTTTATGGTGTTGATTCACTTCACCATCGGGCCGTTGTTCGGAACGCCCAGAACCGCATCGGTTCCGTTCACCGTTGGGGTAGAACCATTTCTCCCCGCTAAGTACGATACACTAGGATTGTTAGTCTTCTCCGCTTTGTTCTTCGGGGTAGCCTACTACATCTCATACAAGGAATCATCCATCATGGACAAGGTCGGGAAGGTCTTAAACCCCCTCTTCTTGTTAATGTTATTCGCAATCTTCTTCGTAGCATTTCTAAGTCCAATGGGGCACGCTAACTTACAAGCAGTTACCCAACCCTATCAACATAATGGCTTTTTGAACGGTTTCTTGGAAGGATATAACACGATGGACGCCCTCGCCGGACTTGCCTTTGGGGTAACGGTGGTTCAAGCCGTTCGCCAATTAGGTAAGACTAAGCCCAGCAGTAACGCTAAGGTGACTGCTAAAGCCGGAGTCCTCTCGGTAGCCGTTGAAGGTTTGATCTACGTAGTCCTAATCTGGTTAGGGGCTACTAGTTTGAACCACTACAAGCTAGGTGCTGATGGTGGTGGCACCTTTTCACAAATCATGACCCACTACTTCAGTAATGCCGGCCAAGCAGCCCTAGCAGCATTAATCACCCTAACTTGTTTAACGACTGCGGTTGGTTTAGTTGCTGCATTTGCTCAGGATTTCCACAAGCACTTCCCTAAGTTAAGCTACCACGCTTGGTTAACATTTATCTGTTTAGCATCATTCTTAACCGCTAACCTAGGGTTAGATCAAATCATCCTCTGGTCAACACCAATGCTAATGTTCCTATACCCATTCTCAATGGTCTTGATTCTACTCTCAGTTACTTCACCACTCTTCCATCGTGATCCAGTCGTTTACGGATCAGTAGTTGTCTTTACCGCAGTCCCTGCCCTCTTCGACATGTTGGCTGCCTTCCCACCAGTGGTTAGCAAGAGTAGTTTCGCCGTTGCAATGGCAAACTTCCAACAAAGCGTCTTCCCATTCGCAAGTGTTGGAATGGACTGGGTCGTTCCAGCCGTCCTTGGTGCCGTCCTTGGTCTAGTATGGCACTTCCTACGGGTTAAAAACAGATCACTACAAGCTACCAATTAATAAAGCAAATATATCATAGTTTCATATATCATAGTTTCATATATCATAGTTTCACGACACACCACATAATTCCATCACATAGCTTTACCACATAATTGTTTCACCACATAGTAACGTCACATCGTTCCATCACATAGTAATTCCACATAGTTCATTTGATAGCTTCATCCACATAGTAATAATTCATTATAAAAACATTATCAACATCAAAAGAGACCATCTTATTTATAAAATAAGATGGTCTCTTTAATTTTATTTATCATCATCGTGCTTCCGCTTGTAAACGGCAAAGAAGATACTCGATAGGACCATTGCAATTAACCCAAATAGACCTACTTGTTTATCCGCACCATCTTCACCCGTCTGTGGTAACCGTTGCTGCGTTTGATCACCAAATGCAGCTTGGTTCCTAGCGGTGAAGTTAGTGGCATTGCTTGGTTGGTAACTAGCAGTAACGTTAACGTCAGTCGTCCGCCCACCATGTGAATTAATTTGTGAAATGGAACTTCCAGATCCACCACCATCATTAGCGGATGGTGAATACGATGGCGTTAACTGTCCATTATCAACTTTAGATAACCGTAGCTTAGCTACTTTTTTAGCAATTAAACCGTTAATCGCATCACGCGACGGCAGATTAATTAATTTATTAAACGCAACGTGGCCATGGTAGCTAGCAAGCTTTGTCGCTACGCTGGATAGCGATGCCATCTTTGATGGCGACGGAACAATCTGACTATCAACACTACTTACGATTGAAACCGCAGAACTCGATTTAGCATTACTAGTCGTTGCTGAGCTCATAGCTTCCGAGGTGTTGCTTACAGTGGCGTGCTTAGTAATCAATGAAATTCTGGATTGTTCTTCGGCACTGGCGACCGCTGATGAAACTGTATTCGAATTAGTAGCTGCGGCTGCAGCGGCTATACTGGCTGCGGCAGACTGTGAATCCGCCGTTGAAGCGCTACTTGCCTGATCACTAGCACTATCAGCCACCGAACTAGCTGATTTAACCAACTTGGCAGTGTTAGAAATTGCTAGTGCAGCTGAACTAGCAATCACAGCGGCACTGGATGCAATGATGGCCACACTGGATGCTTGGTTGGCAAGCGATTCGGCCGTCGCAGCAGCACTCACTGCTGTGGAAACATCCTTAGCGGCCGATGCGTTCACCGTTCAACAACTGCATTTGCGCTACTAATTAACTGGGCATAGCTATCCATTGCCTGGGTCGTATTACTCAGCGTTGTGGCGGCACTCACTGCCACTGCAGAATCACTAGCAATCTGGGTTACTAACGAATGGTTATACGTTGCTGCTGATTTGGCATCAGCGGCTGCCTTTACAATCACTGGATTATTAGGATCGTTAGCCGCAGTTGCAGCGGTCGCACTGGCGACCCGGTCAGTCCCGGCAGTGGCTGAACTCACGAATGCACTGGATACGGAGTTAACCACCACGTCGGCACTCGCCGATGTCGCCTGGGAATTAACGGTCGCCGAATCATGATCAACCTGGGTTGCAGCAACACTCGCCCGGCTCTTGGCCTGACTATCATTATATGAAATTGCCGCACTAGCAGCCTGACTAGCGATCGAAGTGGTACTAGCCAACGTAGATGCCACCCGGTTAACCTCATCGGCTAAGTTAGCAGCAGCACTTTGAACGGAGTTAGCAACCGCTTCGCTCGTGGCGGAACCAATCGTGCTTTGGGCGCTTTTAATCGTTGCTTGAGCAGCACTAATGAAGTGGCTTGCAGATACAATCGTTGCATTGGCAGAACTGGTGATCCTAGCTTCACTAGCTACGAAACTATTGTTAGATGCTGCAGTGACCGAATTAGCAGTTACAACTGCTGCGTTAGCCACCTTTGCATCGCCTTCAGCACTAACCCCAGCTGCGCTAATTGCAATCGAGTCGGCAGTCACTTTCGCATGGTCGAACGCAATTTGGGCGCCATTCGCATCGGCACTGGCAATTTGGGCATCGGAACTGGCCCGCGCTGCAGCACTGTTTGCAGACTGGGTGGCGGTAATGACTGCAGCTGAGTATGCAGCTGCTAACGATGCAGCCGTGGATGCATGGATTGCAGCCGATGAGGCAATCGCCGCTTTAGCAACGGCGCTTTGTCCATTACTATTAAGCGCATAGGCATTCACCGCATCGGATGCAGCTTTAGTCACACCTTGGGCCGATTCAGTTACTGCAGCATATGAATTTGCACTAACAGCGGCGGTACTGGCCTGCTGCTTAGCGGATTGAGCATCAGCGGATGCAATTAAGACGTCCGCAGACTTACTAGTCGCATCATTAGCATATGACGAGGCCTTCGCCTGGTCACTTGCGATCGTCGCATTGCTAGTCACAATCGTTTGGGCATGCTGATTAGTAGCTTGGGCTTCAGCAGCCCTACTTGCTGTGACGATCGCGTCGGACGCTGCATTCATTTGGGCACTGCTAGCGCTAACATCATTGGCACTAGTGGCTGGAAAGGCAGTTGTTTGGGCCGCACTCGCGGTTTGATTAGCGGAACTGGCGGTGGATTGGGCACTGGCAATTACCGCCGCAACGGTCTGCTCAGCTGAACTGGCAGCACTCAATGCCGTATTCGCTGCAGCACTCGCACTGATGTGAGCAGAACTGGCAATGTTCAACTGTTCATTTAACGCACTGAGCAACGTTTGAACCTGTGAAGCATTCAACGAAGCGTTTGAATTTGCCACTGCTGCGGTACTCATTGCGTTCGCGGCCTGGTCAGCAGCAGTCGAAGCTGCGCTTGAATCACCAAAGGACGCGGCAGCATAACTAGCACTCTGGGCTTGCACCCCCGCGGTTGAACGTTCCCCATTTGCAGTGGAAGCAGCAATCACGGTTGCCGTTGATAATTGATTAATTTGATTCATGAGGGAACTAGCGGTGCTGACCGCTACACTAGCAACCGTACTTTCATGAATGAACTGCTGGCTAGCGCTAGTAGCTGCCTCACCAGCTGATGAAATAAATGCACTATTATTGGTGAACAGCGAATTAACGGTGGATTCAGCTTCACTAACGGATGCGGAACGGTCCTGGACCGCAGAGCTTGCGCTAGTAATTTGATTAGCGCTTTCAGATCCACTTGAAGCATTCGTACTAACCTGGGTGTTCAATGAATTGGCACTGGCAGCCATCACTTCCGCGCTCTTTGATGCCGATTCAGCATCGTTAGCGTAGTTGTTTGCTACGACCGCATTACTGATGGCCACACTTGCGCTGACAATGGTGGTCGCTGCACTATCGATTGCTGCTGGTGCTCCTGAAGCAGCTGCCGATGCAGAGCTTGCAAGTGATAATTCAACACTAGCGGCTGATTCATCATCAATCGCAGCCGCTTTCGCAGAATCAGCACTAGTCACCGCTACGCTAGCAATCTGGCGCAGTGCACTTGCTGAGGCCACGGTCATTCCACTAGCATTTGCTTGTGACCATGCTGATGATGCAACGGATGATGCTAGGCTAGCAGCAGCTAACTGCTTAGTGGCATCACTAGTGTAGCTAACGGCAGCCGCCTTCGCATGATCGGCAACACTAACGGCCGTATTAATCAGCCCTTCAGCACTCGTCATCGTTGCATTCGCACTATTCACTAACCCCATTTGGGCTGAATTATAACTGCTGATCCGCGTATTCGCATGTTCACTAACTTGTAACGATGCAGCACTGGTTTCAGAGTGCGCAGCTGAAATGGTCGGGACCGCGGCACTTGAAACTTGTGCTACGTTTTCACTATCACTATCAATTGCAGATGAATTAGCGCTAGTTACGACCGATGCACTATTAGTGGCTGAACTAGCTCCATTTGTCTGATATGAATCAACTAGGATGTTGGCTTGATGGGTTTTAATCAATGCATCATTAATTGCATTATTGGCTGTATCGTAAGCCTGACTGGCGG includes:
- a CDS encoding GRP family sugar transporter, encoding MDILIGLIPALLWGVTPLWVHFLGGKPIQQLLGTTYGALIVGIVVWIVMKPDITISDFLWCFVGGFGWSLGQLSQYNAFRKLGVSTTTPIVTGLQLVGVNIVGVLFLGSWQSGFAKMVGFSAVILVVIGVVLTTRTGNGSASPTSKREFTKNLIQLIIGSGVGYTACSTFPKVTGASGWTTFPSQSVGMFAAAVLFSLVIKEFRDQKPLFDHTTLRNIFTGISSGIGTAGYLVSITLNGVSTGFTLSQMCVVVSTFGGIVILHEHKVGKSLVYTVCGVALVLVGGIMTSFIR
- the brnQ gene encoding branched-chain amino acid transport system II carrier protein; this encodes MQNLEKDLNSDPLSWKEYLTVSSLLFALFFGAGNLIFPIHLGQLSGANWVVATLGFLCTAVVLPLLSVLAISVTRSEGVYDIGKPLGPAFAVTFMVLIHFTIGPLFGTPRTASVPFTVGVEPFLPAKYDTLGLLVFSALFFGVAYYISYKESSIMDKVGKVLNPLFLLMLFAIFFVAFLSPMGHANLQAVTQPYQHNGFLNGFLEGYNTMDALAGLAFGVTVVQAVRQLGKTKPSSNAKVTAKAGVLSVAVEGLIYVVLIWLGATSLNHYKLGADGGGTFSQIMTHYFSNAGQAALAALITLTCLTTAVGLVAAFAQDFHKHFPKLSYHAWLTFICLASFLTANLGLDQIILWSTPMLMFLYPFSMVLILLSVTSPLFHRDPVVYGSVVVFTAVPALFDMLAAFPPVVSKSSFAVAMANFQQSVFPFASVGMDWVVPAVLGAVLGLVWHFLRVKNRSLQATN
- a CDS encoding LPXTG cell wall anchor domain-containing protein translates to MNASAAKDVSTAVSAAATAESLANQASSVAIIASSAAVIASSAALAISNTAKLVKSASSVADSASDQASSASTADSQSAAASIAAAAAATNSNTVSSAVASAEEQSRISLITKHATVSNTSEAMSSATTSNAKSSSAVSIVSSVDSQIVPSPSKMASLSSVATKLASYHGHVAFNKLINLPSRDAINGLIAKKVAKLRLSKVDNGQLTPSYSPSANDGGGSGSSISQINSHGGRTTDVNVTASYQPSNATNFTARNQAAFGDQTQQRLPQTGEDGADKQVGLFGLIAMVLSSIFFAVYKRKHDDDK